The following proteins are co-located in the Gossypium hirsutum isolate 1008001.06 chromosome A02, Gossypium_hirsutum_v2.1, whole genome shotgun sequence genome:
- the LOC107951486 gene encoding uncharacterized protein isoform X2 gives MESQDLPECPVCLQPYDGACTIPRVLACGHTVCESCLLNLPKKLPGAIRCPACTVLVKYPPEGPTTLPKNIDLLRLIPGGSENPRKPVNKSKNVSNLPFLPRSWSDEFYSNWKSYLLRDDTVERDQVSLLPVGSFSSGEEDGSLFKAGYLVRVMDCLREMKEEEREDLGLVLRAFTKQNCRICRVLGLWGDLGDGVLYLVSEKQKWGNFLDKDLGCFEKEGVFNFALMGMEMCEAVISLHKEGLIAGCLSFSCFQLDDFGHIYLDLNEVLLTGRGIQDIVANVGFSGNKIGDGEIGMLFKDLLKRDVFISPEVLLKLLEKEGIGVECCSLKYPIRYSSDAWLLSCILLRIVNEDVFSDEWVEYMCHIIVKGSENSEIDCSSVYTSLMEKVSSLLGTKFGAECASLQQILCKCLDLDPENRSLAGDVWKCIRELVIKPQFDKMVKLDGASYDENGGRCMVVGKLCLLSRERTETQEKYELPGKEANGATDMVNGLTEGRIKWKDLQGHLDCVTGLAVGGGYLFSSSFDKSVKVWSLQDYSHVHTFRGHEHKVMAVVCVDEEQPLCISGDSGGGIFLWSINIPFGQDPLKKWYEEKDWRYSGIHALAVSENGYLYTGSGDKLIKEWSLRDGTLSGTMTGHKSVVSAVAVNNGVLYSGSWDGTVRLWSLSDHSLLTVLGEGMLRSVSTVLSLAADQHTLIATYENGSVKIWRHDVLRKSMQIHNGAIFTVSLDGKWLFTGSWDRTIKAQELAGDDVEVDVRHIGSIPCDSVITALSYSEGKLFVGFGDRTVKVYYQGK, from the exons ATGGAGTCGCAGGACTTACCGGAATGTCCAGTCTGTTTGCAACCGTACGACGGCGCGTGCACGATCCCGCGTGTGCTCGCGTGTGGCCACACGGTGTGCGAGTCATGCCTATTAAACCTCCCTAAGAAACTCCCGGGAGCAATCCGATGCCCCGCGTGTACGGTGCTCGTCAAGTACCCACCGGAGGGCCCCACGACTCTCCCCAAAAACATCGACCTCCTTAGACTAATCCCCGGCGGCTCTGAAAATCCCCGAAAACCCGTCAACAAATCCAAAAATGTCTCCAATCTCCCTTTCCTCCCTCGTTCTTGGTCCGACGAGTTTTATTCCAACTGGAAAAGCTACCTTCTCCGTGACGATACCGTTGAGAGAGACCAAGTGAGCCTTTTGCCTGTTGGGTCTTTTTCAAGTGGCGAGGAGGATGGTTCTTTGTTTAAGGCTGGATATCTCGTGAGAGTTATGGATTGTTTGCGTGAAATGAAAGAAGAGGAAAGAGAGGACTTGGGTTTAGTTTTAAGAGCTTTTACTAAGCAAAATTGTAGAATTTGTAGAGTTTTGGGTCTGTGGGGTGATCTTGGGGATGGGGTTCTGTATTTAGTGAGTGAGAAGCAAAAATGGGGGAACTTTTTGGATAAGGACTTGGGGTGTTTTGAGAAAGAAGGGGTTTTTAATTTTGCACTGATGGGTATGGAAATGTGTGAGGCAGTCATTTCTTTACATAAAGAAGGGTTGATTGCTGGTTGCTTGAGCTTTTCTTGCTTTCAATTGGATGATTTTGGGCATATATATCTTGATTTGAATGAGGTGTTATTGACTGGAAGGGGAATTCAAGATATTGTTGCAAATGTTGGATTTAGTGGGAACAAGATTGGTGATGGAGAAATCGGTATGTTGTTTAAAGATTTGTTGAAAAGGGATGTGTTTATTAGCCCTGAGGTGTTGCTTAAGCTGTTAGAGAAAGAGGGTATTGGGGTAGAGTGTTGTAGCTTGAAATATCCAATAAGATATAGCTCGGATGCTTGGTTGTTAAGTTGTATTCTTCTTAGGATTGTCAATGAGGATGTCTTTAGTGATGAATGGGTTGAATATATGTGCCATATTATTGTGAAAGGAAGTGAAAATAGTGAAATAGATTGTTCAAGTGTCTATACAAGTTTGATGGAGAAAGTGAGTTCTTTATTGGGAACTAAATTTGGTGCCGAATGTGCATCTTTGCAGCAGATTCTATGTAAATGCTTGGATCTTGATCCCGAGAATCGTTCACTAGCGGGAGATGTGTGGAAATGTATTAGGGAGCTAGTTATTAAACCTCAGTTtgataaaatggtgaaattggatGGTGCAAGTTATGATGAGAATGGAGGTCGATGTATGGTTGTTGGGAAATTGTGTCTGTTGTCCAGGGAAAGAACCGAAACACAGGAAAAATATGAGTTACCAGGAAAAGAAGCAAATGGTGCAACAGACATGGTTAATGGTCTTACAGAGGGCAGAATTAAATGGAAAGATTTGCAAGGCCATCTTGATTGTGTTACTGGATTAGCTGTAGGAG GGGGTTATCTGTTTAGCTCCTCCTTCGATAAATCAGTCAAAGTATGGTCCCTGCAG GATTACTCTCATGTGCATACGTTCAGAGGTCATGAGCATAAGGTAATGGCTGTTGTCTGTGTGGATGAAGAACAGCCATTATGCATTAGTGGCGATAGTGGAGGTGGCATATTTTTATGGAGCATTAATATCCCTTTCGGACAAGATCCGTTAAAGAAATGGTACGAGGAAAAGGATTGGCGCTATAGTGGAATCCATGCTTTGGCAGTTTCAGAAAATGGCTATTTATACACTGGAAGTGGAGATAAATTGATTAAAGAATGGTCATTGCGg GATGGCACCCTGTCAGGCACTATGACTGGCCATAAATCGGTAGTTTCTGCCGTAGCAGTGAATAATGGAGTTCTTTACAGCGGGAGTTGGGATGGAACTGTTCGATTATGGAGTCTAAGTGATCATAGTCTTTTGACTGTTTTAGGGGAAGGCATGCTGAGATCTGTGTCCACTGTCTTGTCTCTTGCAGCTGACCAGCATACACTTATTGCTACTTACGAAAATGGCTCTGTGAAG ATCTGGAGGCATGATGTGCTTAGGAAATCGATGCAAATACACAATGGTGCCATTTTCACTGTTAGCTTGGATGGGAAATGGCTTTTTACAGGAAGTTGGGACAGAACCATCAAGGCACAG GAACTAGCAGGAGATGATGTTGAAGTAGATGTTCGACATATTGGATCGATTCCTTGTGATTCTGTTATAACAGCTTTATCATACTCAGAAGGGAAGCTTTTTGTCGGTTTTGGTGATCGGACCGTTAAG GTATACTATCAGGGGAAGTGA
- the LOC107951486 gene encoding TAF5-like RNA polymerase II p300/CBP-associated factor-associated factor 65 kDa subunit 5L isoform X3, with protein sequence MESQDLPECPVCLQPYDGACTIPRVLACGHTVCESCLLNLPKKLPGAIRCPACTVLVKYPPEGPTTLPKNIDLLRLIPGGSENPRKPVNKSKNVSNLPFLPRSWSDEFYSNWKSYLLRDDTVERDQVSLLPVGSFSSGEEDGSLFKAGYLVRVMDCLREMKEEEREDLGLVLRAFTKQNCRICRVLGLWGDLGDGVLYLVSEKQKWGNFLDKDLGCFEKEGVFNFALMGMEMCEAVISLHKEGLIAGCLSFSCFQLDDFGHIYLDLNEVLLTGRGIQDIVANVGFSGNKIGDGEIGMLFKDLLKRDVFISPEVLLKLLEKEGIGVECCSLKYPIRYSSDAWLLSCILLRIVNEDVFSDEWVEYMCHIIVKGSENSEIDCSSVYTSLMEKVSSLLGTKFGAECASLQQILCKCLDLDPENRSLAGDVWKCIRELVIKPQFDKMVKLDGASYDENGGRCMVVGKLCLLSRERTETQEKYELPGKEANGATDMVNGLTEGRIKWKDLQGHLDCVTGLAVGGGYLFSSSFDKSVKVWSLQDYSHVHTFRGHEHKVMAVVCVDEEQPLCISGDSGGGIFLWSINIPFGQDPLKKWYEEKDWRYSGIHALAVSENGYLYTGSGDKLIKEWSLRDGTLSGTMTGHKSVVSAVAVNNGVLYSGSWDGTVRLWSLSDHSLLTVLGEGMLRSVSTVLSLAADQHTLIATYENGSVKIWRHDVLRKSMQIHNGAIFTVSLDGKWLFTGSWDRTIKAQ encoded by the exons ATGGAGTCGCAGGACTTACCGGAATGTCCAGTCTGTTTGCAACCGTACGACGGCGCGTGCACGATCCCGCGTGTGCTCGCGTGTGGCCACACGGTGTGCGAGTCATGCCTATTAAACCTCCCTAAGAAACTCCCGGGAGCAATCCGATGCCCCGCGTGTACGGTGCTCGTCAAGTACCCACCGGAGGGCCCCACGACTCTCCCCAAAAACATCGACCTCCTTAGACTAATCCCCGGCGGCTCTGAAAATCCCCGAAAACCCGTCAACAAATCCAAAAATGTCTCCAATCTCCCTTTCCTCCCTCGTTCTTGGTCCGACGAGTTTTATTCCAACTGGAAAAGCTACCTTCTCCGTGACGATACCGTTGAGAGAGACCAAGTGAGCCTTTTGCCTGTTGGGTCTTTTTCAAGTGGCGAGGAGGATGGTTCTTTGTTTAAGGCTGGATATCTCGTGAGAGTTATGGATTGTTTGCGTGAAATGAAAGAAGAGGAAAGAGAGGACTTGGGTTTAGTTTTAAGAGCTTTTACTAAGCAAAATTGTAGAATTTGTAGAGTTTTGGGTCTGTGGGGTGATCTTGGGGATGGGGTTCTGTATTTAGTGAGTGAGAAGCAAAAATGGGGGAACTTTTTGGATAAGGACTTGGGGTGTTTTGAGAAAGAAGGGGTTTTTAATTTTGCACTGATGGGTATGGAAATGTGTGAGGCAGTCATTTCTTTACATAAAGAAGGGTTGATTGCTGGTTGCTTGAGCTTTTCTTGCTTTCAATTGGATGATTTTGGGCATATATATCTTGATTTGAATGAGGTGTTATTGACTGGAAGGGGAATTCAAGATATTGTTGCAAATGTTGGATTTAGTGGGAACAAGATTGGTGATGGAGAAATCGGTATGTTGTTTAAAGATTTGTTGAAAAGGGATGTGTTTATTAGCCCTGAGGTGTTGCTTAAGCTGTTAGAGAAAGAGGGTATTGGGGTAGAGTGTTGTAGCTTGAAATATCCAATAAGATATAGCTCGGATGCTTGGTTGTTAAGTTGTATTCTTCTTAGGATTGTCAATGAGGATGTCTTTAGTGATGAATGGGTTGAATATATGTGCCATATTATTGTGAAAGGAAGTGAAAATAGTGAAATAGATTGTTCAAGTGTCTATACAAGTTTGATGGAGAAAGTGAGTTCTTTATTGGGAACTAAATTTGGTGCCGAATGTGCATCTTTGCAGCAGATTCTATGTAAATGCTTGGATCTTGATCCCGAGAATCGTTCACTAGCGGGAGATGTGTGGAAATGTATTAGGGAGCTAGTTATTAAACCTCAGTTtgataaaatggtgaaattggatGGTGCAAGTTATGATGAGAATGGAGGTCGATGTATGGTTGTTGGGAAATTGTGTCTGTTGTCCAGGGAAAGAACCGAAACACAGGAAAAATATGAGTTACCAGGAAAAGAAGCAAATGGTGCAACAGACATGGTTAATGGTCTTACAGAGGGCAGAATTAAATGGAAAGATTTGCAAGGCCATCTTGATTGTGTTACTGGATTAGCTGTAGGAG GGGGTTATCTGTTTAGCTCCTCCTTCGATAAATCAGTCAAAGTATGGTCCCTGCAG GATTACTCTCATGTGCATACGTTCAGAGGTCATGAGCATAAGGTAATGGCTGTTGTCTGTGTGGATGAAGAACAGCCATTATGCATTAGTGGCGATAGTGGAGGTGGCATATTTTTATGGAGCATTAATATCCCTTTCGGACAAGATCCGTTAAAGAAATGGTACGAGGAAAAGGATTGGCGCTATAGTGGAATCCATGCTTTGGCAGTTTCAGAAAATGGCTATTTATACACTGGAAGTGGAGATAAATTGATTAAAGAATGGTCATTGCGg GATGGCACCCTGTCAGGCACTATGACTGGCCATAAATCGGTAGTTTCTGCCGTAGCAGTGAATAATGGAGTTCTTTACAGCGGGAGTTGGGATGGAACTGTTCGATTATGGAGTCTAAGTGATCATAGTCTTTTGACTGTTTTAGGGGAAGGCATGCTGAGATCTGTGTCCACTGTCTTGTCTCTTGCAGCTGACCAGCATACACTTATTGCTACTTACGAAAATGGCTCTGTGAAG ATCTGGAGGCATGATGTGCTTAGGAAATCGATGCAAATACACAATGGTGCCATTTTCACTGTTAGCTTGGATGGGAAATGGCTTTTTACAGGAAGTTGGGACAGAACCATCAAGGCACAG TGA
- the LOC107951487 gene encoding uncharacterized protein, whose protein sequence is MHPIEIFGESNIWHVKVSLVVNTTVEMYESDKVLQQFEFRQQISVAPQDLDDLHPIDLQGRIDENRLIFHAQYINMWNNMYEFLPTSEVIVVPELAYDPKYIQWFRVYGKLYLLGEEARSRQPHTRRSRQAPIHPGSSEVGPLSAPTQEPTPITAPPLSQFVSSYSGFVFGPLSLVYYMLMPSIFSTTTTYGPSMIRAPTESPIAMSSMYGTQYSYTSIPMVPQTPPGSLFYQGGSFSQPHIPRQEDARVTEEQSVAINHK, encoded by the exons ATGCATCCCATCGAAATTTTTGGTGAATCCAACATCTGGCACGTGAAGGTGTCATTGGTAGTGAACACTACTGTAGAGATGTACGAGTCGGATAAAGTGTTGCAGCAATTCGAGTTCAGGCAACAAATTTCAGTGGCACCTCAAGACCTCGATGATCTACATCCTATCGACTTGCAAGGGAGGATAGATGAGAATAGGTTGATATTCCACGCACAATATATCAACATGTGGAACAATATGTACGAGTTTTTACCTACTAGCGAGGTCATTGTCGTTCCAGAGCTAGCCTACGATCCGAAGTACATAcaatggtttagggtttatggcaAGTTATACTTGTTAGGGGAAGAGGCGAGGAGTCGACAACCACATACGAGGAGGTCACGACAGGCGCCTATACATCCAGGGTCTAGCGAGGTGGGTCCGTTGTCAGCACCTACACAAGAACCAACACCGATAACCGCACCACCCCTAAGTCAGTTTGTCTCGTCTTATTCTG GTTTTGTTTTTGGACCTTTATCCCTGGTGTATTACATGCTGATGCCATCGATATTTTCGACAACGACGACGTATGGGCCATCTATGATTCGGGCACCGACCGAGAGTCCAATTGCTATGTCATCGATGTATGGGACACAATATAGTTATACCTCTATTCCGATGGTGCCTCAAACACCTCCAGGATCATTGTTCTACCAAGGTGGATCATTTTCCCAACCACATATTCCTAGACAGGAGGATGCACGGGTAACCGAGGAGCAATCAGTCGCAATCAACCACAAATga
- the LOC107951486 gene encoding uncharacterized protein isoform X1: MESQDLPECPVCLQPYDGACTIPRVLACGHTVCESCLLNLPKKLPGAIRCPACTVLVKYPPEGPTTLPKNIDLLRLIPGGSENPRKPVNKSKNVSNLPFLPRSWSDEFYSNWKSYLLRDDTVERDQVSLLPVGSFSSGEEDGSLFKAGYLVRVMDCLREMKEEEREDLGLVLRAFTKQNCRICRVLGLWGDLGDGVLYLVSEKQKWGNFLDKDLGCFEKEGVFNFALMGMEMCEAVISLHKEGLIAGCLSFSCFQLDDFGHIYLDLNEVLLTGRGIQDIVANVGFSGNKIGDGEIGMLFKDLLKRDVFISPEVLLKLLEKEGIGVECCSLKYPIRYSSDAWLLSCILLRIVNEDVFSDEWVEYMCHIIVKGSENSEIDCSSVYTSLMEKVSSLLGTKFGAECASLQQILCKCLDLDPENRSLAGDVWKCIRELVIKPQFDKMVKLDGASYDENGGRCMVVGKLCLLSRERTETQEKYELPGKEANGATDMVNGLTEGRIKWKDLQGHLDCVTGLAVGGGYLFSSSFDKSVKVWSLQDYSHVHTFRGHEHKVMAVVCVDEEQPLCISGDSGGGIFLWSINIPFGQDPLKKWYEEKDWRYSGIHALAVSENGYLYTGSGDKLIKEWSLRDGTLSGTMTGHKSVVSAVAVNNGVLYSGSWDGTVRLWSLSDHSLLTVLGEGMLRSVSTVLSLAADQHTLIATYENGSVKIWRHDVLRKSMQIHNGAIFTVSLDGKWLFTGSWDRTIKAQELAGDDVEVDVRHIGSIPCDSVITALSYSEGKLFVGFGDRTVKRIPVFPLLGFKTSAC; the protein is encoded by the exons ATGGAGTCGCAGGACTTACCGGAATGTCCAGTCTGTTTGCAACCGTACGACGGCGCGTGCACGATCCCGCGTGTGCTCGCGTGTGGCCACACGGTGTGCGAGTCATGCCTATTAAACCTCCCTAAGAAACTCCCGGGAGCAATCCGATGCCCCGCGTGTACGGTGCTCGTCAAGTACCCACCGGAGGGCCCCACGACTCTCCCCAAAAACATCGACCTCCTTAGACTAATCCCCGGCGGCTCTGAAAATCCCCGAAAACCCGTCAACAAATCCAAAAATGTCTCCAATCTCCCTTTCCTCCCTCGTTCTTGGTCCGACGAGTTTTATTCCAACTGGAAAAGCTACCTTCTCCGTGACGATACCGTTGAGAGAGACCAAGTGAGCCTTTTGCCTGTTGGGTCTTTTTCAAGTGGCGAGGAGGATGGTTCTTTGTTTAAGGCTGGATATCTCGTGAGAGTTATGGATTGTTTGCGTGAAATGAAAGAAGAGGAAAGAGAGGACTTGGGTTTAGTTTTAAGAGCTTTTACTAAGCAAAATTGTAGAATTTGTAGAGTTTTGGGTCTGTGGGGTGATCTTGGGGATGGGGTTCTGTATTTAGTGAGTGAGAAGCAAAAATGGGGGAACTTTTTGGATAAGGACTTGGGGTGTTTTGAGAAAGAAGGGGTTTTTAATTTTGCACTGATGGGTATGGAAATGTGTGAGGCAGTCATTTCTTTACATAAAGAAGGGTTGATTGCTGGTTGCTTGAGCTTTTCTTGCTTTCAATTGGATGATTTTGGGCATATATATCTTGATTTGAATGAGGTGTTATTGACTGGAAGGGGAATTCAAGATATTGTTGCAAATGTTGGATTTAGTGGGAACAAGATTGGTGATGGAGAAATCGGTATGTTGTTTAAAGATTTGTTGAAAAGGGATGTGTTTATTAGCCCTGAGGTGTTGCTTAAGCTGTTAGAGAAAGAGGGTATTGGGGTAGAGTGTTGTAGCTTGAAATATCCAATAAGATATAGCTCGGATGCTTGGTTGTTAAGTTGTATTCTTCTTAGGATTGTCAATGAGGATGTCTTTAGTGATGAATGGGTTGAATATATGTGCCATATTATTGTGAAAGGAAGTGAAAATAGTGAAATAGATTGTTCAAGTGTCTATACAAGTTTGATGGAGAAAGTGAGTTCTTTATTGGGAACTAAATTTGGTGCCGAATGTGCATCTTTGCAGCAGATTCTATGTAAATGCTTGGATCTTGATCCCGAGAATCGTTCACTAGCGGGAGATGTGTGGAAATGTATTAGGGAGCTAGTTATTAAACCTCAGTTtgataaaatggtgaaattggatGGTGCAAGTTATGATGAGAATGGAGGTCGATGTATGGTTGTTGGGAAATTGTGTCTGTTGTCCAGGGAAAGAACCGAAACACAGGAAAAATATGAGTTACCAGGAAAAGAAGCAAATGGTGCAACAGACATGGTTAATGGTCTTACAGAGGGCAGAATTAAATGGAAAGATTTGCAAGGCCATCTTGATTGTGTTACTGGATTAGCTGTAGGAG GGGGTTATCTGTTTAGCTCCTCCTTCGATAAATCAGTCAAAGTATGGTCCCTGCAG GATTACTCTCATGTGCATACGTTCAGAGGTCATGAGCATAAGGTAATGGCTGTTGTCTGTGTGGATGAAGAACAGCCATTATGCATTAGTGGCGATAGTGGAGGTGGCATATTTTTATGGAGCATTAATATCCCTTTCGGACAAGATCCGTTAAAGAAATGGTACGAGGAAAAGGATTGGCGCTATAGTGGAATCCATGCTTTGGCAGTTTCAGAAAATGGCTATTTATACACTGGAAGTGGAGATAAATTGATTAAAGAATGGTCATTGCGg GATGGCACCCTGTCAGGCACTATGACTGGCCATAAATCGGTAGTTTCTGCCGTAGCAGTGAATAATGGAGTTCTTTACAGCGGGAGTTGGGATGGAACTGTTCGATTATGGAGTCTAAGTGATCATAGTCTTTTGACTGTTTTAGGGGAAGGCATGCTGAGATCTGTGTCCACTGTCTTGTCTCTTGCAGCTGACCAGCATACACTTATTGCTACTTACGAAAATGGCTCTGTGAAG ATCTGGAGGCATGATGTGCTTAGGAAATCGATGCAAATACACAATGGTGCCATTTTCACTGTTAGCTTGGATGGGAAATGGCTTTTTACAGGAAGTTGGGACAGAACCATCAAGGCACAG GAACTAGCAGGAGATGATGTTGAAGTAGATGTTCGACATATTGGATCGATTCCTTGTGATTCTGTTATAACAGCTTTATCATACTCAGAAGGGAAGCTTTTTGTCGGTTTTGGTGATCGGACCGTTAAG AGAATTCCTGTGTTTCCCTTGCTAGGCTTTAAGACCTCGGCATGTTGA